A genomic stretch from Aerococcaceae bacterium zg-1292 includes:
- a CDS encoding ribose-phosphate diphosphokinase yields MEVYFVAKAHYKDPKLKIFSLSSNRPLAEKIAKDIGLELGEISISHFSDGEIKVNIEESIRGDHVYVVQSTSYPVSDNLMELMIMIDALRRASAKTINVVIPYYGYARQDRKAQSREPITAKLVANMLTMAGASRIVALDLHAAQIQGFFDIPVDHLMGAPLLANYFIENGLEGDDCVVVSPDHGGVTRARKLAEFLKTPIAIVDKRRPRPNVAEIMNIVGEIKDKKCIIIDDMIDTAGTITLAAKALKEKGAREVYICCTHAILSGEAVQRLKDAPIEKVIITDSIQLSEDKMIDKMEVISVAQLVGEAIRRIHENRSVSPLFSEKFILLD; encoded by the coding sequence ATGGAGGTATATTTCGTGGCAAAGGCACATTATAAAGATCCAAAGTTAAAAATTTTCTCGTTGAGTTCCAATCGTCCATTGGCAGAGAAGATAGCCAAAGACATCGGTTTAGAATTAGGAGAAATTTCAATTTCACATTTCTCAGATGGAGAGATTAAAGTGAATATTGAAGAAAGTATCCGTGGTGATCATGTTTACGTGGTTCAATCAACCTCTTATCCAGTAAGTGATAATTTAATGGAATTAATGATTATGATTGATGCCTTACGCCGGGCAAGTGCAAAAACAATCAATGTGGTAATACCTTACTACGGTTATGCAAGACAAGATCGGAAAGCACAATCGCGCGAGCCGATTACTGCTAAATTAGTAGCAAATATGTTAACAATGGCAGGTGCTTCTCGTATTGTAGCATTAGATTTACACGCGGCTCAAATTCAAGGTTTCTTTGATATTCCAGTGGATCATTTGATGGGGGCACCATTATTAGCGAATTATTTTATCGAAAATGGATTAGAAGGAGACGATTGCGTCGTTGTTTCTCCTGATCATGGTGGAGTCACTCGTGCGCGTAAATTGGCTGAATTTTTAAAAACACCGATTGCGATTGTTGATAAACGTCGTCCACGTCCAAATGTGGCTGAAATCATGAACATTGTAGGCGAAATTAAAGATAAAAAATGTATTATCATTGATGATATGATTGATACTGCAGGTACAATTACCTTAGCTGCAAAAGCTTTGAAAGAAAAAGGTGCACGCGAAGTATATATTTGCTGTACTCATGCGATTCTTTCAGGTGAAGCAGTTCAACGATTGAAGGATGCACCGATTGAAAAAGTAATTATAACTGATTCAATTCAATTATCAGAAGATAAAATGATTGATAAGATGGAAGTTATCTCGGTTGCCCAATTAGTAGGTGAAGCTATCCGTCGTATTCATGAAAATCGTTCAGTAAGTCCATTATTTAGTGAAAAATTCATTCTGTTAGATTAA
- a CDS encoding nicotinate phosphoribosyltransferase, producing the protein MFNHPDDSLTLHTDLYQINMLKTYWDDGIVDRHAVFEAYFRKNPFDNGYAVFAGLERIVHYLQALRFSEADIEYLRSLNMYPEAFLNYLSDFKFTCSVRSLVEGELCFANEPLIQVEGPLGQCQLVETALLNILNYQTLVATKASRIRSVIGEDDKLSEFGTRRAQEMEAAIWGTRAAYIGGFDTTSNVRASKLFGIPVSGTHAHSLVQAYRDEYTAFKKYAESHKDVVFLVDTYDTLRSGVPTAIRVAQEMGDKINFKGVRIDSGDMAYQSKRIREQLDEAGFPDAHIIASNDLDEKFILNLRMQGAKIDDWGVGTKLITAFDQPSLGAVYKLVSIEDENGTMVPTMKISSNAEKMSTPGVKQVWRITRNSDGKSEGDYIALIEERPDQLEELYMFHPVHTYINKTVKDFTAKPLLVDIFKEGSLVYELPTLEEIKQYANKTISALWDEYKRILNPEKYPVDLSQKLYDEKMDSIKEIRQKVDKFVADNELEQS; encoded by the coding sequence ATGTTTAATCATCCAGATGATAGCTTAACGTTACATACCGATTTATATCAAATTAATATGTTAAAAACCTATTGGGATGACGGTATTGTCGACCGCCATGCTGTATTTGAAGCGTATTTTAGAAAAAATCCATTTGACAATGGGTACGCAGTATTTGCTGGTTTGGAACGAATTGTTCATTATTTACAAGCACTTCGATTTAGTGAAGCAGATATTGAATATTTACGCTCATTGAATATGTATCCGGAAGCCTTTCTTAATTACTTAAGTGATTTTAAATTTACGTGTAGTGTACGTAGTTTAGTAGAAGGGGAATTATGTTTTGCTAATGAACCACTGATTCAAGTGGAAGGTCCTCTAGGGCAATGTCAATTAGTCGAGACAGCGCTTTTAAATATTTTAAATTACCAAACCCTTGTTGCAACTAAAGCATCACGTATCCGCAGTGTCATCGGTGAAGATGATAAGCTATCCGAATTTGGTACTCGACGTGCCCAAGAGATGGAAGCAGCAATTTGGGGGACTCGTGCCGCTTATATTGGTGGTTTTGATACGACTAGTAATGTTCGTGCCAGCAAATTATTTGGAATTCCTGTATCCGGCACGCATGCTCATTCATTAGTTCAAGCATATCGTGATGAATATACTGCATTTAAGAAATATGCTGAGTCACATAAAGATGTTGTCTTTTTAGTTGATACTTATGACACTTTACGCTCTGGTGTTCCGACTGCTATTCGCGTTGCGCAAGAAATGGGTGATAAGATTAATTTTAAAGGTGTTCGTATTGATTCAGGCGATATGGCTTATCAGTCAAAACGGATTCGCGAACAATTGGACGAAGCAGGATTCCCAGATGCGCATATTATTGCTTCCAACGATTTAGATGAAAAATTTATTTTAAACTTGAGAATGCAAGGAGCTAAAATTGATGATTGGGGCGTAGGAACCAAACTAATTACTGCATTTGATCAGCCATCATTGGGTGCCGTTTATAAATTAGTAAGTATCGAGGATGAAAATGGTACAATGGTACCGACGATGAAAATTTCAAGTAATGCAGAAAAAATGTCTACACCAGGTGTCAAACAAGTATGGCGTATTACGCGAAACAGTGACGGAAAATCGGAAGGTGATTATATCGCACTTATCGAAGAACGTCCTGACCAGTTGGAAGAATTGTATATGTTCCATCCGGTTCATACGTATATTAATAAAACGGTTAAAGATTTTACGGCTAAACCACTATTGGTTGATATTTTTAAAGAGGGTTCATTGGTATATGAGTTACCAACCTTGGAAGAAATTAAGCAATATGCCAATAAAACCATTAGTGCTTTATGGGATGAATATAAACGAATTTTAAATCCAGAAAAATATCCAGTCGATTTATCACAAAAATTATATGACGAAAAAATGGATAGTATTAAGGAAATTCGTCAAAAAGTAGATAAATTCGTTGCTGATAATGAACTAGAACAATCATAA
- the nadE gene encoding ammonia-dependent NAD(+) synthetase, whose amino-acid sequence MRPLQKEIIETLRVAKTIEPAVEIRKTIDFLKEYLVTNAGLKTYVLGISGGQDSTLAGKLAQLAVEELREETGEPAYQFIAVRLPYGVQNDEADALAALAFIKPDKTYTVNIKPATDALVASLEENTLMISDYNKGNIKARQRMVVQYAIAGQMAGAVIGTDHAAESVTGFFTKFGDGAADILPLWRLNKSQGRELLKTLKAPEALYLKIPTADLEEEKPMISDEAALGVSYEVIDAYLTGHVIADKDAEIIEQWYLKTQHKRHLPITIYDDFWKK is encoded by the coding sequence ATGAGACCGTTACAAAAAGAAATCATTGAAACATTGCGTGTGGCTAAAACAATCGAGCCAGCTGTAGAAATTCGTAAAACAATTGATTTTTTAAAAGAATATTTAGTGACAAATGCAGGCCTAAAAACCTATGTATTGGGTATTAGTGGTGGACAAGATTCTACCTTAGCAGGAAAATTAGCCCAATTAGCAGTAGAAGAATTACGGGAGGAAACCGGTGAGCCAGCGTATCAATTTATCGCAGTTCGTTTACCTTATGGTGTACAAAATGATGAAGCGGATGCTTTAGCAGCCTTAGCATTTATAAAACCTGATAAAACCTATACCGTCAATATCAAACCGGCTACAGATGCTTTAGTTGCTAGTTTAGAAGAAAATACATTAATGATTAGTGACTATAATAAAGGCAATATTAAAGCACGTCAGCGCATGGTAGTACAATATGCGATTGCGGGTCAAATGGCAGGAGCTGTGATTGGAACGGATCATGCGGCAGAATCAGTAACAGGTTTCTTTACTAAATTTGGAGATGGAGCAGCTGATATTTTACCGTTGTGGCGGTTGAATAAATCCCAAGGACGTGAGTTACTTAAAACTCTCAAAGCTCCTGAGGCGCTCTATTTAAAAATACCGACGGCTGATTTAGAAGAAGAAAAGCCGATGATTTCAGATGAAGCAGCATTAGGTGTCAGCTATGAAGTGATTGATGCGTATTTGACGGGGCATGTAATTGCCGATAAAGATGCTGAAATTATTGAACAATGGTATTTAAAAACACAACATAAACGTCACTTACCAATCACTATTTATGATGATTTTTGGAAAAAATAA
- a CDS encoding undecaprenyl/decaprenyl-phosphate alpha-N-acetylglucosaminyl 1-phosphate transferase, with the protein MFQQLMIPFMQVTLLAFILTAIVRHIARHFQLFDKDPHDIQQGHQTAVSYGGVAIYLAFWLGSILTMPYLLTNPNQLWLLVASTIVIIVGIVDDALELRPWQKTVGILIAANVLYFKAGIEFSSALVPNIDPNLFQILSYLATMLWIFGVTNAINLIDGVDGLASSVTIVSLVTLTITTYFFSLSIRMSFLMMLLLLIASIIGFLPFNWAPASIYLGDTGALFIGFMYAALSVSNLKSASLYSLLVPVLIYLVPIFDASYAMLRRLLTKQAIGQADQEHLHHRLLRFGFSKKQVVYAMISFAFIFSIIAIASHIWPKLRFVWLFIALLVVIGLIRLMYHLSKKE; encoded by the coding sequence TTGTTTCAACAACTAATGATACCCTTTATGCAAGTAACGCTTTTGGCATTTATTTTAACTGCGATTGTTCGTCATATTGCGCGTCATTTTCAATTATTTGACAAGGATCCGCATGATATTCAACAGGGACATCAAACAGCGGTCAGTTATGGTGGTGTTGCTATCTACTTGGCGTTTTGGTTAGGTTCCATTTTAACGATGCCGTATTTGTTAACGAATCCTAATCAATTATGGTTATTGGTAGCCTCAACCATTGTGATTATTGTCGGAATTGTCGATGATGCGCTTGAGTTACGGCCGTGGCAAAAAACTGTCGGTATTTTAATCGCAGCAAATGTCTTGTATTTTAAAGCAGGAATTGAATTTTCATCAGCACTAGTACCCAATATTGATCCGAATCTTTTTCAAATACTGAGCTATCTAGCGACGATGCTATGGATTTTTGGTGTGACCAATGCGATTAATCTTATCGACGGTGTTGATGGCTTGGCAAGTTCTGTCACCATTGTTAGTTTGGTAACTTTGACCATTACTACGTATTTTTTTAGTTTATCGATTCGGATGAGTTTTTTAATGATGTTACTGTTGCTGATAGCATCCATTATTGGCTTTCTGCCTTTTAATTGGGCACCAGCGTCGATTTATTTAGGGGATACGGGGGCATTATTTATCGGCTTTATGTATGCGGCTTTATCGGTTTCTAATTTAAAAAGTGCGAGTTTATACTCATTGCTTGTGCCCGTATTAATTTATTTGGTACCGATATTTGATGCTAGTTATGCGATGTTAAGACGTCTATTAACCAAACAAGCGATTGGACAAGCGGATCAAGAACACTTACATCATCGTTTGTTGCGATTTGGTTTTTCTAAAAAACAAGTAGTATATGCCATGATTAGTTTTGCATTTATATTTTCAATCATTGCGATTGCGTCACATATTTGGCCTAAATTACGATTTGTTTGGTTATTCATTGCACTACTCGTTGTCATTGGCTTAATACGATTAATGTATCATTTATCAAAAAAAGAATAA
- a CDS encoding DegV family protein, translating to MLKTAFIVDSTAGINEQLKAHPDVYEVSLTVQFADGEIFNDTTDEASVVAFYQKLKQESTLPKTAQPSPGEYYQLVEQLVDKGYDSVIAIHLSGQLSGTYQTASMILQEYQAKLKTACINSKGTSVVIENMLEQALQFYEHERLSFEQIVSQLEWLATESHIYMMIEDLNNLVKGGRLSATNAFLGGLLQIKPLLEFTETGEVALFEKIRTEKRVYRRWAELIQAALDKYPKGIHVRFGHGNALEAAKKAQQMMQELFPQVLSFGIGYLTPVVGVHGGNGVQGIAIIPAADGIE from the coding sequence ATGTTGAAAACAGCGTTTATAGTAGATAGCACTGCAGGAATCAATGAACAATTAAAAGCTCATCCAGATGTTTACGAAGTGAGTTTAACGGTTCAGTTTGCTGACGGTGAAATATTTAATGATACGACTGACGAAGCGAGTGTGGTCGCTTTTTATCAAAAATTAAAGCAAGAAAGTACATTACCGAAAACAGCACAACCTTCTCCCGGAGAATATTATCAGTTAGTGGAACAATTAGTTGATAAAGGTTATGATAGTGTGATTGCGATTCATTTATCTGGTCAATTAAGCGGCACCTATCAAACAGCAAGTATGATTTTACAGGAATATCAAGCTAAGCTAAAGACAGCGTGTATCAATTCAAAAGGGACATCGGTTGTCATTGAAAATATGTTAGAACAAGCCTTACAGTTTTATGAACACGAGAGATTATCATTTGAACAGATAGTGAGTCAACTCGAATGGTTAGCGACAGAATCGCATATTTACATGATGATTGAGGATTTAAATAATTTAGTAAAAGGTGGTCGTTTATCGGCTACAAATGCCTTTTTGGGTGGATTGTTGCAAATAAAACCATTACTGGAATTTACTGAAACGGGAGAAGTTGCTTTATTTGAAAAAATTCGTACCGAAAAACGCGTGTATCGCCGTTGGGCTGAATTAATTCAAGCGGCATTAGATAAATATCCAAAAGGAATTCATGTACGCTTTGGTCATGGTAATGCATTAGAAGCTGCTAAAAAAGCGCAACAGATGATGCAAGAACTGTTTCCGCAAGTGCTATCGTTTGGTATTGGTTATTTGACACCTGTTGTGGGTGTACATGGTGGTAATGGCGTTCAAGGAATTGCGATTATTCCAGCAGCAGATGGGATTGAATAA
- a CDS encoding YigZ family protein, producing the protein MEQNFYSIAEAFEYEIEIKKSRFITYLMPIDSEEQAQQLIGRIKKEHYKANHHCSAYVLNEDASIQRMSDDGEPSGTAGVPMLEVLKKQELTNILAVVVRYFGGTKLGAGGLVRAYSGAVSEALANAVLIQNITQSIIELTLSYAQVDAFQYHLAKNEIEATVLDTQYTDKVSYQLAIDLSKVERVKEYLLSLFNGQFEWQEIGEQRVNIPINR; encoded by the coding sequence ATGGAACAAAATTTTTATAGTATTGCAGAAGCTTTTGAATACGAAATTGAAATAAAAAAATCTCGTTTTATTACGTACTTAATGCCGATTGATAGTGAAGAGCAAGCGCAACAATTGATTGGCCGAATAAAAAAAGAACACTACAAAGCGAATCATCATTGCAGTGCTTATGTATTGAATGAGGATGCATCTATTCAACGCATGAGTGATGATGGTGAACCATCAGGGACAGCTGGTGTACCGATGCTGGAGGTATTAAAAAAGCAGGAGTTAACAAATATTTTAGCTGTTGTGGTTCGGTATTTTGGCGGTACAAAATTAGGTGCAGGCGGCTTAGTAAGAGCATACAGTGGTGCCGTGAGTGAAGCTTTAGCAAATGCAGTGTTGATTCAAAATATTACACAAAGTATAATTGAGCTAACGCTTAGTTATGCTCAAGTGGATGCTTTTCAATATCATCTAGCAAAAAATGAAATTGAAGCAACGGTACTCGATACACAATATACTGATAAAGTAAGTTATCAATTAGCGATTGATTTATCAAAAGTAGAGCGAGTTAAAGAATATTTACTTTCTCTATTTAATGGTCAATTCGAGTGGCAAGAGATTGGAGAACAACGCGTCAATATTCCAATTAATCGTTAA
- a CDS encoding DegV family protein, whose translation MKTAIIVDSVGYLSADLLSHPDIYTVNLMVNFNDGTVMNDSSDEAEVFAFYNRLEKETQLPTTSQPTVGSYYSLLDKLVEKGYDTVFCIHLSAAISGTYQSAVMVTNEYKEKITAYCIDSKGAAVGMEALVKATLTLIELGDSADSIAKKLTWLAENIRIYFMVEDLSNLVKGGRLSATSALLGSMLQIRPILSFDEQGKIVLFEKIRTNKKVYKRWFELVAQAKSQYPKGINVAFSQADALSDVQELSRALRAEQSEIEISIATLGPVVGAHTGRRAKGLGIIPSIENYPA comes from the coding sequence ATGAAAACAGCAATAATTGTAGACAGCGTAGGATATTTATCTGCTGACCTACTTTCACATCCTGATATTTATACGGTTAATTTGATGGTTAATTTTAATGATGGCACTGTGATGAATGATTCCAGTGATGAAGCAGAAGTTTTCGCGTTTTATAATCGCCTAGAAAAAGAAACTCAGTTACCAACGACGTCACAACCCACAGTTGGTAGTTATTATTCATTATTAGATAAATTGGTTGAGAAAGGATATGATACCGTATTTTGTATCCATTTATCAGCTGCAATTAGTGGGACGTATCAATCGGCTGTGATGGTGACTAATGAGTATAAAGAAAAAATAACTGCGTATTGCATTGATTCAAAAGGTGCTGCCGTAGGGATGGAAGCATTGGTTAAAGCGACACTTACCTTAATTGAGCTTGGTGATTCAGCAGATAGTATTGCTAAAAAATTAACATGGTTAGCTGAAAATATTCGTATTTATTTTATGGTCGAAGATTTGTCGAACTTAGTAAAAGGTGGACGTCTTAGTGCAACAAGTGCTCTTTTAGGCAGTATGCTGCAAATAAGACCGATTCTTTCTTTTGATGAGCAAGGAAAGATTGTATTATTCGAGAAAATTCGTACCAATAAAAAAGTCTATAAACGCTGGTTTGAATTAGTTGCTCAAGCAAAAAGTCAATATCCTAAAGGGATTAATGTGGCTTTTTCACAAGCGGATGCGTTAAGTGATGTCCAAGAACTATCTCGAGCATTAAGAGCAGAGCAATCTGAGATTGAGATTTCGATTGCTACACTAGGACCAGTTGTGGGTGCTCATACGGGACGTAGAGCAAAAGGTTTAGGGATTATACCGAGTATTGAAAATTATCCTGCGTAA